The Miscanthus floridulus cultivar M001 unplaced genomic scaffold, ASM1932011v1 os_1452_2_3, whole genome shotgun sequence genomic interval CTTTTAGAGTTAGCGCTAACGGAGTATGTGCAGCCTCAACTTGCTGCTGAATAGCAATGGAGTGCTCAGACATTCCCTTTTGAAATGCACCATCTATTTGCTCAAACATTGTTTTGCATGTTTGCTCAAACGCTGGAACAAGCAATGATTCAAAGCTAGTACGCAAAGCATCCTGCATCCATTTAAAACCGATCAGTAGACATAGCATAGCTAAAACAAAGGCACCAAATATCATATTTCCTGAACATCTAAAGCAATCTGCAAAGATATTAATGCCTAGCAAACAGATAAAGCACGCCATGTTAAATGGGGAATAATCTGCCACTTTACAACAATCTATATAAAAGGAAGATTCATACCTGAAGAGCCTGTTTTCCAGATGTATGGAACTGCATTTGGATTTGCCTGGCAAGTGTAGCTTCAAGTTTTCCAGTAACAGACTTTTCCAGCTGATTGCACACCTTGTCACCCACCCCTTTCTAAAAACAAATAATCAAATGAGGAAACATGTTCAAATTAAGCATAATAAACACAGAAGGAATTTACTAACCTGAACTGAATCATAAACAGCAGAGGTCAGGCACTTCTCAATAATAGGTGTAATTGCGCGGGCAACAATAGGTCCAAGTGAAGAAATTTCTTTCTTAAGTGACTTCTCCAGATTAGAAGGCAAGTCCTTATTTATTGAGTTCGTAATGAGAGTAACCAATTGCTGCATTCGCTCTCTATCAGCCTTTTCACGCTTAGTGTTTTCCTCCTGGAGACGAACCCAAAACGCATCAATATTAGCCTTGATCGATTTCTCTACAGCTCGCCCTAATGATGTCTCAAGTCTTTTGCCCTCCTTTGCGATGGATGCAGGAACCACAGTACTAAGCTGCTTTTCCATGTCCTTCTGCATCCCCATGAGCTGGAATACATACAAGCACAGTAAATAATAGCCTTGATACTCATATAGTGCTATCGCATTGTAACATTTAGTGAAACAAAAAACCATATAGTTAACAGGGAATTCTCCAGTCCTGTCCTACGGTAACACTAACCAAGTGTAGCATGTCAAATTTAACTGAGCATAAACACAAGTAGAATTCATCTTTCTTCCTAAAAGAAAACAATTGCTTTGCTAGTTTTGTAAGCTGACAAAAATAGAATCAAGTTGAAATGTTGAACATAATGATCCAAGTCCAGCTAAGGATTTCAAGATTGGCTTATCGATATTGTCGCCCAAAACTAGTACATACGGAGTAGAATACAATGAAACTGGattaaaataaaacaaaaattcTGCTGTTTTGAATTCAGTTTTGCAATGATCTAATTAATCTGAAATCAACTTTTTCTCAATGCAGGACATCAGGACCAAGATGAAAACAGACACGTGTAAATAGACCTCGTTTCTGTTGGTGACAGTCAGTAAAAACTTGGCCAGGGTAAAAAAAGAACAGAGAAAAAAAACTCTAATAAGGTGGGGATTGAGAAACTAGATTTATCTACTTTTCATTCATTTCAAGCTTAATTGGGCTTGCACAGGGTTATCCCTTCTCATGAAAATAAGCTAAACCAGGGAACCTGACCATCTCCACTAAGTATAATGTTCAAGATTAGCCAGCACTTCTAGAATTTATATGATGACTACCAATAAGTTGTTGCTCTAGTAAAAGACTGTTCACATGAACAAGTATTTATATAGCATTAGTACTACCTCCATGACTCCGtccccaaaagaatgcaattctagcacaatgtcacgttttagtaccttaagtttgaccaattatagataaaaaaaagtaTCCATGTTTATGATACCAAGTAAATATCatcagattaattatgaaatgtattttcataataaattaatttaaagccaTAAATGTGAaattattcactaaaaacttggtcaaacatgaacCACTTTTCGTGGCACGCAacccatagttgcattcttttcaggACGGAGGTAGTATAATTTATCACTATAGTAGTGACATTTCCTTGCAAGCAGTACCAAAGCTAGGATAGAGAGAGGTTAGGTGGCTtgcgaatttcaggctggggttaaaaaaatccccttgtCTGTCCCACGCCAAAGGCCCGGCCCCGGTCGTGGTCGTTATCACATGGGCTACGGTGTTGCTATGTatgggtggggcaggggttcgggggttttctcgacctgcgtgagaaggtcttcttatattttttttagagagaggggagtgagggagagggaggggggagaGAAAAAGGTTGACTTAAGGTCTAAGATTAACTTCTGATATTGGCACTGCAAGCATACAAAAAATTAGGGCTGCATGGATATGATCATTTTTTCTTCGAATTAAAAATGTCTGATATGTATACCCTGCCGGCTCAAAAGATGAAATTGcagtaaatataaatataaatgggCAAGTTCACTGCAGCTGCTGCTGCAGTTCGTGAACTAAAAAGATGTACAAGACAACTGCTACAGCTGCAGCCGCTGCGGCTGCAAGCTGCAGCGAGCAGGCCCAATGTAACAATGTTGCACTAAAATGTTTAGCAATATTCTGTAAAATAAAACAGATAAAATTGTAAaaaatggataatccaataaTGTATGTGGTATTGTGCTTCACTCAGGGCAATGCAAAGTTCATACCTGTTGTAGCATCCCTTGTGTGGCAGCAGCTTCTGGGAAGGAGCTGGCAGGTAGGTATGTGGAGCTCAAAGGCTCATGTGACTCAATTGAATTGAAAGCACTCACAGGAGGAGATGGCTGACCAGATGTTTGAGGGTGCAAAACTTTCTCCTCTTTCGTAAACGAAGACGATTGCTCCCTGGAAGCAGAGGAGTAATCAATTTTCTCAGGGATTTCCACAAACTTCTTCAGAACATTTTCATCAGCAACACCAGTCTGGTCTGATGCCCGTCGATCAGATGATGACTGTGATTCTTCCACACTGTACTTATCAGTTGTAACTGAGCGCTCACTGATCATTTCAACAGTTTGCTCCAAAGAAGTCTGAGTTTTCTCCATATTCTCACAAACAATCTGAGTTTCCTTGACAGCTTCAAGTCCTAAATTTTGATCTGGTTTACTCTCATCAATATGCTTTGGTTCCACTTCTGCAACCCGAGAGCTTCTGCTGGAAATATCTTGACTTTTTCCTCCATCAGATTTGGAAACATCATTGTTTTCAGCAGACGAGAGAGTGCCCGATATAATTTCAGATGGAGTAACCAAGTGTGTAGCATTCCCTCCAACCTGAAACATCAAACGGGGATTTGGAAGCATTGGAACATCACTGTGACCATCTCTTGGTTCATCTTTTCCTAAGATATCCTTCCTAATGGGCATGGGTGTATCTGGCCTTTTCAAAGCATCACGCTCCATGTTTCTGTTTGTTGTATAGTCAAAAGCTGATTGATCTATATCACGAGTTCCAGGTGCTGGTCCTGATCCAGGAATCTCCATCTTTGGTGCAAGAGGTGCAGATGGAAGAGGCATGGAACCATCACCTTCTGAGTATGCAAGCGGTGGAGCTGATGGTTTCAGATCAAGATCTGCAGATAAATCACAAGAAATAACTACTTCTGAATTAACTGAAAGAATTAAATAAGAAAATGCAACTGCATTACCTGCAGACTGGTCAACAGTTGGTGGTTTACTCAAAGCACTGACAGAGTAAGAGTCTGTGAAACTAGTTCCTGTAGATGACTCTGTTCCTGCCATTTCCAGAGGCGCCTCGTAAACACGGGAAATAGCAGGATCTCTTCCAAACCCAGTACTATCAGCTGTAGGAGGCGAACAGAGTGATAACTCTAGACCATATTGCTGAATGGCCATAGTTTGAACACAATAGACTTGAACAACTTGTTCACCATCTGGTTGGCTTTCGTGTGTTCCGGTGAGGCTTAATATAGGCATTGCAACTGTGAAATCTGCTATATAGTCTAAGCGAGTAGAGGCAGGATCTGGGCCATACTCAACATGCACGGCATAAATAGCGTTCTTTTTAGCATTTGCAAGCAAAATCAGGCTTGCTTGAGGCAGCACTGCAACCTGGTTGAAAAATGCCTCTTCGACTCTAGGTTCCAGAGAACTAACGAGTTCCAAGGTCTGAGTACACTTCCAAGTCTCAGAATCACTTGGCAACAACCAGCCATCTTCATTAGTAGAAGCCCAAATTTTAACTTCTCGATTCAGAGGACCCTGCACCATCAACAAAAGGTTAAAACAATGGTGAAGATATCTAATTAAAACACAAAGGCTTTTTTTCTCATGGAATATTTAAGAGCATAACTCAACATTGTTATGTCTTTCCTAAAGGAACGCCATGGATAAACATTTTCTCCAATGTATCAAACATTTCATAGATTACCTAATTCTGGGCTATCTTAGGTTCATACTTCATAGCAATTGTAGCCAGCTAGTACCCCATTCAGGGTCTAATTTTATTTGAAAATGTAATATGACGCTGCTATGAGACCTTTTAACTGAAACAAGAACTAGGACTTGATCTTTGGTTGAGGGATGTAATATGAATTGTATTAATAATGCAATACAGGGGCACTCATTTATTATTTGGCAGTAGGAGTTTCAAGCTGCTGAATCAATAGTTTGGCTgaccataacttgccagaaaaaaattcaaaatcagaTGCAAAAGAAAATCACAAGCTTAAAAGAACATGTGAACATAATAAAAGATTGGCAAAGTTTAAACATATATATAAGACTACATACCGCTGTAATTAGATTTATATGATTTGGTCGTTCAGGTGCTGTAAGAAAAGCAACTGAATAAACAGGTTGACCATCATGGGGCTTAAAAATTGATAATGGCACTTGTTTGCGATCATCCCAGATCTTAACCTGCAAAGATATAAACAATATACATCATAAAAGGGCCAGTAGAGATGCATGGCACTTCTCCATATAACATTGTTCCTAGCATGGAAATTTTTGGCCAGCTAAGGAATAAAACTGTTTATAGCTTGGCTAATGGTTTTAAGCCAGCAGCTGGTACTGTTTTCCAGTGAATTGCTACCAGAAGCCTCGCTGCATGGGAGATTTTCTGGTGTAACAAAGGCTACAGACCTACAGACAGGTGTCACAAAAAAAATGCCATACTTTTAATCCTTTCTTCCCAATACAATAGTTTTGCAATATAAACATATATTGTAGGACATTACTGTTTAAGTGGCTAGTGTCTGGAAGATTACCAAATTGTATGAAAGTGGGGTTTAGAGTCTAATAAGATTGAACCACAGAGATACATATTCAGATTTGAGCTTATAGAACAGATACAGTGCTTAACGAATTGACTATTCGTGTGATAAATTCATGAGTAAGCTTAAGGTACCATTCAAATCAAAAGAGTGCAGTTTTGCAAAATATTCAATGACGAAAGTAGTAAGTTTAGTACGAACCGTGCCATCCTTGGATCCGGAGGCCAGGCGGGTGCTCATCCATTGAGATATGGACAAATCAGTCACATCACCATCATGCTTACCAACTAAGCGAACACCATCAATAAGCTTTTCAAGATGACATTTAACAGGTTCTTCCACAGTAAAGTCTTTTCCTCTACCCACTTTAGTTGTGTCTATTCTTAAGACACAGTTCCCAATTCCAACAAAGAGAATCTCCTACAGGATACAGGTTTAAGTCACTTTGTAGGTTGATGTGCAAAAAAAATATTGAGGGGTGTGATGTAAGGCTTTACTTGCTTATGCGAGTGCCAACATATCCTTGGATGGTAAGCTTCAGCCTCGCCTACAATCTGGATGGCGATTTCAATCTTTCCAGTAATTTGTTGTTTTTTTTCCTCATCAGGTCCTTCATCGATCCTCCACACATATATCCGCCCATCTACGCTCGCGCTGCAGAAGATCAAAGCAAATTAGGACATGAGATTGGAGTCTACCAGAAGTAATAATATGTATATACTAGAAGCAACAAGATAAATTCCAAAATGCAATACTAGATAACCAGATAATAGCCAGCAAACAGATCACTGGTTAGTGCAGTGGTAACTGAACATCCCATCATTTTGTATTAGTACCTTGCCAAACGATGGACATCCTCAGCAAAGAAAGCCATGTCTGTCACTCTCTGAGGCAAAAACAGAATGGCAACAGGATAGATCAAACAAATGCAGTCACGTGCTGAGTAAAATTAATGAATCCACAAAGGAAAAAAGAAGCACATAGAGATATAAGAAACTAACAAAAATCAACATACAAAATCACTGACTTTTTATGTCAATGATTAGAATTGCACAATGTATCACACATCTCATCATCTGTGTTATTAAACCAAGATTTATGTGGATGAGTTGTGTGCACGAGTAATTCACTGAGAAAAGAATAGCTACATATACAActatcttcttcaagctcagctCACTAGATTAAAAACAAGTGTGTGTGCTCGCATACAATACTATTTCAGCACTATTCTAACACACAAGCAGACTGAAAACCATATCGAGACACCCTGTTAGTCTGTCCGAAATGGTTAACTTATCAATCTCATAATGGAATCAAACAAAAAAGTGGTCAAAACAAAACTAACAATCTATATTATGATTTATGAAGCCCATACAATACAAGCAGATGAGCATGGCACAAGAAAAAAAGATATGCATCAATATGCTTAATTACAAACTATGTGACTATCTCATGGAAATAGGTTTCTCTTTTCTCTTCAAGTTTTCACCACAAGGCCATGCCACTTTTCAACTCAGTTGTCAGTTGGACCATGTACATGAGATGAAACTGCTGGCCGGTCATTAGTCTCAAAATTTATACACAATAGTAACCAATGACTATCTCTCTTCATCTGCATGCTCGTACCTGTGTGTGACCACGGAGGAGTGAGCGGAGTGCGGTGTTGATGTTCAGCACACGGATGTTACCGAGCTTGAGTCCATACACGATGTACGTCCGGTTCACAGCGATCTGTCTGCCCAGCACGAGCCCCGGATCCGATGTGTACTTGGTAATCGGTGTTACCTCCAGCTGCGGTGGCTGCGCTTCCCCAGGCAGCCTCGAGTCAACATCGTGCACCGCTCGTTCCCC includes:
- the LOC136534056 gene encoding enhancer of mRNA-decapping protein 4-like; its protein translation is MASPSGNPNPNPNPPFEIGKLFRPPNPMPTATPNTIFPGVAGGPAGPPPPSGPYSYPPVTPPFHRGPYIHYPQDPHAMPRPVVSFPMPNPNLNPNPNANPNAAAPGPNPGVRLMQLLGNSGPTQLETAVSMPQPTSEFAQLQPLPAMPSAPPARMLSSTNSKVPRGRLLGTGERAVHDVDSRLPGEAQPPQLEVTPITKYTSDPGLVLGRQIAVNRTYIVYGLKLGNIRVLNINTALRSLLRGHTQRVTDMAFFAEDVHRLASASVDGRIYVWRIDEGPDEEKKQQITGKIEIAIQIVGEAEAYHPRICWHSHKQEILFVGIGNCVLRIDTTKVGRGKDFTVEEPVKCHLEKLIDGVRLVGKHDGDVTDLSISQWMSTRLASGSKDGTVKIWDDRKQVPLSIFKPHDGQPVYSVAFLTAPERPNHINLITAGPLNREVKIWASTNEDGWLLPSDSETWKCTQTLELVSSLEPRVEEAFFNQVAVLPQASLILLANAKKNAIYAVHVEYGPDPASTRLDYIADFTVAMPILSLTGTHESQPDGEQVVQVYCVQTMAIQQYGLELSLCSPPTADSTGFGRDPAISRVYEAPLEMAGTESSTGTSFTDSYSVSALSKPPTVDQSADLDLKPSAPPLAYSEGDGSMPLPSAPLAPKMEIPGSGPAPGTRDIDQSAFDYTTNRNMERDALKRPDTPMPIRKDILGKDEPRDGHSDVPMLPNPRLMFQVGGNATHLVTPSEIISGTLSSAENNDVSKSDGGKSQDISSRSSRVAEVEPKHIDESKPDQNLGLEAVKETQIVCENMEKTQTSLEQTVEMISERSVTTDKYSVEESQSSSDRRASDQTGVADENVLKKFVEIPEKIDYSSASREQSSSFTKEEKVLHPQTSGQPSPPVSAFNSIESHEPLSSTYLPASSFPEAAATQGMLQQLMGMQKDMEKQLSTVVPASIAKEGKRLETSLGRAVEKSIKANIDAFWVRLQEENTKREKADRERMQQLVTLITNSINKDLPSNLEKSLKKEISSLGPIVARAITPIIEKCLTSAVYDSVQKGVGDKVCNQLEKSVTGKLEATLARQIQMQFHTSGKQALQDALRTSFESLLVPAFEQTCKTMFEQIDGAFQKGMSEHSIAIQQQVEAAHTPLALTLKETINSASSITQSFSSELLDGNRKLLALVTSGNAKAHNTSALQPINGPMGGPQEVEAPLDPMKELSRLISERKFDEAFTMALQRSDVSVVSWLCSQVDLRALCAMAPVPLNQGVLLALLQQLAIDIHNETSQKVQWMTDVAMAINPADQMIAVHVRPIFEQVYNQLAHQRTLPTTTASDGTSIRVIMHVINSVLLSYK